From the genome of Penaeus chinensis breed Huanghai No. 1 chromosome 37, ASM1920278v2, whole genome shotgun sequence, one region includes:
- the LOC125045560 gene encoding rhodopsin-like, which yields MSNFPHAEALFGSSHGSSSPGETYTNPYGNYTVVDTVTEDMLDLVHPHWYGFPPMNEMWYGLVAFFLTCMAVLAISGNFIVLYVFCCTKTLRSPSNYFVVNLALSDFILMFCMCPPLVINSYYHTWIFGPFWCQVYGAIGSLTGCTSIFTMVCISFDRYNVIVKGIGAKPLTSGKALVQIVIVWLTSAVWTFVPFFGWGRYIPEGNMTACGTDYLSEDILTVSYLYAYAAWVWLVPLFLIVYCYWYIVAAVAAHEKAMKEQAKKMGVKSLRGDQDAQKKSADCKLAKVALVTVSLWFMAWTPYLVINMAGLVDKSVVTPLFSIWGSVFAKANTVYNPIVYAISHPKYKAALYQKLPWLQCATDNGDDSETKSTASNVTTSENKA from the exons ATGTCCAACTTTCCTCACGCCGAGGCCCTTTTCGGGTCCTCCCACGGCTCTAGCAGCCCTGGGGAAACTTACACAAATCCCTATGGCAACTACACTGTGGTAGACACAGTGACAGAGGATATGCTGGACCTGGTTCATCCCCATTGGTACGGATTCCCCCCCATGAACGAAATGTGGTACGGGCTTGTAGCCTTCTTCCTCACGTGCATGGCCGTACTTGCCATCAGCGGCAATTTCATCGTCCTCTACGTGTTCTGCTGTACTAAGACTCTCCGCTCTCCTTCCAATTACTTCGTGGTCAACTTGGCTCTGTCTGACTTCATCCTGATGTTCTGCATGTGCCCTCCTCTTGTCATTAACAGCTACTACCACACCTGGATATTTGGACCTTTCTGGTGCCAAGTGTACGGAGCTATCGGCTCACTTACTGGCTGTACCTCCATTTTCACCATGGTGTGCATCTCTTTTGACAGATACAATGTTATCGTAAAG GGCATTGGTGCAAAACCACTTACATCAGGCAAGGCGTTGGTGCAGATCGTTATTGTGTGGCTTACCTCCGCCGTTTGGACCTTCGTCCCATTCTTTGGCTGGGGCCGCTACATCCCAGAGGGTAACATGACGGCTTGTGGCACAGACTACCTCTCTGAAGATATCCTTACAGTCAGCTACTTGTATGCTTACGCTGCTTGGGTCTGGCTCGTCCCACTTTTCCTCATTGTGTACTGCTATTGGTATATTGTGGCTGCTGTTGCTGCCCACGAAAAGGCCATGAAGGAGCAGGCCAAGAAAATGGGAGTGAAGTCCCTGCGCGGAGACCAAGACGCACAGAAGAAGTCTGCGGACTGCAAGCTGGCAAAGGTGGCTTTGGTGACCGTATCGTTGTGGTTCATGGCCTGGACCCCTTACCTGGTTATCAACATGGCAGGCCTCGTTGACAAGTCTGtcgtcactcctctcttctccatctggGGTTCTGTCTTCGCCAAGGCCAACACTGTCTACAACCCAATCGTGTACGCCATCAGCCACCCCAAGTACAAGGCAGCCCTGTACCAGAAGCTTCCTTGGCTGCAATGCGCGacggataatggtgatgacagtgaaaCCAAGTCCACCGCCTCCAACGTCACCACCAGCGAAAACAAGGCCTAG
- the LOC125045570 gene encoding chondroadherin-like — protein MSDYLRLENPLSYLQTITRTLYLSNERSTKVFFITVQLNQRSRGLETMESRVSTFLVFFLIHCSVSASTECPCVHREADPLFPGANGMRWDCEYLNGGLLEVPSACWDLHPDVTQIFLDYNNIAHIDVGSFKGLTQLQVLSLAHNSIAGIEEGTLGDLTSLKFLDMSSNKILDPPVDMWNLSELTFLDLSDNHLTEVQHYNISNLVNLEVLDLHLNRLRQIPYHSLEPLSKLQKLHLHWNQFVVLPIVHENLELEEILVNGNAVLDFPKDMFGNLTKPLTYHFVDNPTFDVHGGMLLPLPDHSHIVMGNDVSIWVDDEAQANEILSKIWVVKDGLSQDIDISTLIRICGLDREGGLMPPC, from the exons ATGTCAGATTATCTACGTTTAGAAAATCCTTTGTCATATCTACAAACCATCACTCGCACACTATACTTAAGCAACGAAAGATCCacgaaagttttttttataaCTGTGCAGCTGAACCAGAGATCTCGAGGACTAGAAACCATGGAGTCCAGAGTTTCTACATTTCTCGTGTTTTTCCTGATACACTGT AGTGTCTCAGCGAGCACCGAATGCCCGTGCGTTCACCGCGAAGCCGACCCGCTCTTTCCTGGCGCCAACGGCATGCGCTGGGACTGTGAGTACTTGAATGGCGGTCTGCTCGAAGTGCCCTCAGCTTGCTGGGACCTCCATCCCGACGTTACGCAG ATTTTTTTGGATTACAACAATATTGCACACATTGATGTGGGCAGTTTCAAGGGACTCACACAGTTGCAAGTGCTTTCTCTAGCTCACAACAGCATCGCTGGAATTGAAGAGGGAACACTAGGTG ACCTCACTTCCTTAAAATTTTTGGATATGTCCAGTAACAAGATTTTGGATCCTCCTGTTGACATGTGGAACTTATCAGAGCTGACTTTTCTTGATCTTTCGGATAATCATCTGACAGAAGTTCAGCACTATAATATTTCAAATTTA GTTAATCTTGAAGTCCTTGACCTACACTTAAACCGTTTGCGACAAATCCCCTACCACAGCCTTGAGCCTCTGTCCAAGTTACAAAAGCTCCACTTACACTGGAATCAGTTTGTAGTCCTCCCCATAGTACATGAAAACCTTGAGTTAGAAGAGATCCTTGTAAATGGAAATGCTGTCCTAGACTTCCCAAAGGACATGTTTGGTAATCTCACCAAGCCTCTTACATATCACTTTGTT GACAACCCTACATTTGACGTTCATGGTGGTATGCTGCTGCCACTTCCTGATCACAGTCACATTGTTATGGGTAATGATGTGAGCATCTGGGTTGATGATGAGGCACAAGCTAATGAAATTCTAAGCAAAATCTGGGTTGTGAAGGACGGACTCTCTCAGGACATTGACATTAGTACCCTTATCCGTATTTGTGGCCTCGACAGAGAAGGAGGTCTTATGCCACCATgctga
- the LOC125045437 gene encoding uncharacterized protein LOC125045437, whose translation MDRERIEGMKPHTAEALESLLRHNAASEIEEEERRMYRWIDDTIGINFWEFRKRNHALLSYFEICEDVSYSEGWKNFAEKLGLDFTNIQHCEKFCGQAGPTKAVLDRLESKKEYIGLTLKEVLAVLKDLGQHDILRRVSWQEGISKFEKVQNVPAAIKEGYEDTVPATFSLDIKRGCETLVCSANEGRVNESIIRRDSPPQACQVKILMVFASDARREALEVVEQLRNPLTSRGRVGVLLLMGDVASTVAANLRVDPHNSIHKWFKQVRFVVPVLSPQFLKQIQNRDRSNQCIEEKIYNRFVYRLTLDDYVANMSRNTKCRPLYPSCYHKEVVDSELVRGNGLLQIHWNCSSKDSVEQFAELLIDEAKYL comes from the exons ATGGATCGAGAAAGAATTGAAGG AATGAAGCCTCACACTGCTGAGGCATTAGAAAGCTTACTGCGGCACAATGCTGCAAgtgaaattgaagaagaagaacgaag AATGTACAGATGGATTGATGACACTATTGGTATTAATTTCTGGGAATTTAGAAAAAGAAATCATGCCCTCCTCAGCTATTTTGAAATATGTGAAGACGTCAGTTATTCTGAGGGTTGGAAAAACTTTGCAGAAAAATTGGGGCTTGACTTCACAAATATACAG CACTGTGAGAAATTTTGTGGTCAAGCAGGGCCAACAAAAGCAGTACTTGACAGactagaaagtaaaaaagaatacATTGGATTAACACTGAAAGAAGTCCTGGCTGTGCTGAAGGATCTTGGGCAACACGATATCTTACGAAGAGTCAGTTGGCAGGAAGGCATAA GTAAGTTTGAGAAAGTCCAGAATGTGCCAGCTGCAATCAAAGAAGGCTATGAAGATACTGTGCCTGCAACCTTCTCATTGGATATAAAACGAGGATGTGAAACCTTGGTATGCTCAGCAAATGAAGGAAGGGTAAATGAAAGCATCATAAGAAGAGACTCCCCTCCACAGGCATGCCAAGTGAAGATTTTGATGGTCTTTGCTTCTGATGCCAGACGGGAAGCTTTAGAG GTGGTGGAGCAGTTACGGAACCCCTTGACTTCAAGAGGCAGGGTTGGAGTGCTATTGCTGATGGGGGATGTTGCTTCCACTGTTGCCGCTAATTTACGGGTGGACCCTCACAACAGTATCCACAAATGGTTCAAACAG GTCAGGTTTGTTGTCCCAGTGCTTTCCCCGCAGTTCCTAAAACAGATACAGAATCGTGATAGGAGCAACCAGTGCATTGAGGAGAAGATATACAACAGATTTGTGTATCGTTTGACTCTTGATGACTATGTGGCCAATATGAGTCGTAACACCAAGTGCAGGCCACTCTATCCTAGTTGCTATCACAAGGAG GTTGTTGATAGTGAGCTTGTTAGAGGAAATGGACTGCTACAGATACACTGGAACTGCTCTTCAAAGGACAGTGTTGAACAGTTTGCAGAACTTTTAATTGATGAAGCAAAATATCTGTGA
- the LOC125045626 gene encoding uncharacterized protein LOC125045626, with the protein MEIGDTTAGDGTVPKGRARSESPSVENQARDAGAGSEIDGVNAALKSWEEPLQCHFVGNQAMCSETISGENVEPALLRLTQLLQKAFVQIIGVHDTVKGLKAELKGTEAMFEKMKTEMNDTMATLYDSRAKLAQQFQELADSIRQTGEAISLENTAVNEDNICTTKENPQSLSKGMKNNGAKKFSNGEDQSLALATAGSASVDSEEPSTRQDAENTENSLDEENVVSGVLPEENQDVQNKVTGTTMGMKKKKRNPEARKKEDMELALCVIKALKREGGRGRHQKP; encoded by the coding sequence ATGGAGATAGGAGACACCACAGCGGGCGATGGTACTGTTCCAAAAGGACGGGCACGATCGGAAAGTCCTTCCGTGGAGAACCAGGCAAGGGATGCCGGAGCCGGATCTGAAATAGATGGGGTAAATGCAGCCCTGAAGAGCTGGGAAGAGCCGTTGCAATGTCATTTCGTAGGAAACCAGGCTATGTGCAGCGAAACTATATCTGGAGAAAATGTGGAGCCAGCACTCCTGAGGTTGACGCAGTTGTTGCAGAAAGCGTTTGTACAGATAATTGGAGTGCATGATACTGTGAAGGGGTTGAAGGCTGAATTAAAGGGCACGGAAGCAATGTTTGAGAAAATGAAGACTGAAATGAATGACACGATGGCCACGCTTTACGACTCCCGTGCCAAGTTGGCACAGCAGTTTCAGGAGTTAGCCGACTCCATTCGCCAAACAGGTGAAGCAATATCATTGGAGAATACTGctgttaatgaagataatatatgcACGACAAAAGAAAACCCTCAAAGCCTTTCAAAAGGAATGAAGAACAATGGAGCCAAAAAATTCTCGAATGGAGAGGATCAGAGCTTAGCTTTGGCCACCGCCGGTTCTGCATCTGTGGACTCCGAGGAACCTTCAACACGACAGGACGCAGAAAACACAGAAAATAGCCTAGACGAGGAAAATGTAGTCAGTGGGGTACTGCCGGAGGAGAATCAAGACGTGCAAAATAAAGTCACTGGAACAACGATGggcatgaagaaaaagaaaaggaacccCGAggccagaaagaaagaagatatggaACTCGCACTTTGTGTCATAAAAGCCCTGAAGCGAGAAGGTGGCCGAGGCAGGCACCAAAAGCCCTAG